Proteins encoded together in one Flavobacteriales bacterium window:
- a CDS encoding shikimate kinase, with protein sequence MTIFLVGYMGCGKSTLGKKLAHNLKHDFIDLDNYIEEQEGRTIKEIFADDGEDYFRKLERVYLHRVIDTENVVISVGGGTPCFFDNMEQMNEYGLTVYINMHPKALIPRLQLSDSFRPLIAGMEGEVLLDYVYKTLREREGFYHKAHKVVTGYNLSAKKLQEYCLEE encoded by the coding sequence ATGACCATTTTTTTAGTCGGCTATATGGGTTGCGGAAAAAGCACCCTAGGAAAAAAACTTGCCCATAACCTTAAACACGATTTTATTGACCTAGACAATTATATTGAAGAACAGGAGGGTAGAACCATCAAAGAAATTTTTGCTGATGATGGAGAAGACTATTTTAGAAAGCTAGAAAGAGTTTATCTTCACCGAGTAATTGATACTGAAAATGTAGTTATTTCAGTAGGTGGAGGTACGCCTTGCTTCTTTGATAATATGGAACAAATGAATGAGTATGGTCTAACGGTATATATCAATATGCACCCTAAGGCTCTTATTCCTAGATTACAATTGTCAGATTCTTTTAGACCTTTAATTGCTGGTATGGAAGGCGAGGTTTTACTTGACTATGTATATAAAACACTCAGAGAAAGAGAAGGCTTTTACCATAAAGCACATAAAGTAGTTACTGGATATAACCTATCTGCCAAAAAACTCCAAGAATACTGCTTAGAAGAGTAA
- a CDS encoding SDR family oxidoreductase yields MKNKVVVITGASSGIGKACAWHFAKNGSKVVLAARNNDKLKVVGEEMMSAGYEVLTVQADVSIEEDCQHLISETISKFKGIDVLINNAGISMRATLEEMDLSVMKKVMDINFYGTVFCTKYALPHILKSKGSVVGVSSIAGYKGLPARTAYSASKFAMQGFLESLRIENLKKGLHVLIACPGFTASNIRNTALSKDGEIQKESPRDESKMMTAEKVAEYIYKAVVNRQNSLVLTINGKLTVLLNKLLPSLVDSLVYNHLKKEPNSPF; encoded by the coding sequence ATGAAAAACAAAGTTGTTGTCATTACTGGTGCATCTTCAGGAATTGGAAAGGCTTGTGCTTGGCATTTTGCCAAGAATGGTAGTAAGGTCGTTTTAGCTGCTAGAAATAATGACAAACTAAAAGTTGTTGGCGAGGAAATGATGTCAGCTGGTTATGAAGTCCTTACAGTTCAAGCAGATGTAAGTATCGAAGAAGATTGCCAACATCTGATTTCAGAAACCATTAGTAAGTTTAAAGGAATTGATGTTCTTATTAATAATGCTGGGATATCCATGCGAGCAACTCTTGAGGAAATGGATTTATCAGTTATGAAAAAAGTTATGGATATCAACTTTTATGGGACTGTATTTTGCACTAAATATGCCTTACCTCATATTTTAAAATCAAAAGGTTCTGTTGTTGGAGTTTCTTCAATAGCAGGTTACAAAGGTTTGCCCGCTAGAACTGCCTATTCAGCTTCTAAGTTTGCTATGCAAGGGTTCTTAGAATCTTTACGAATAGAAAATTTGAAGAAAGGCTTACATGTCCTTATTGCTTGTCCTGGTTTTACGGCTTCAAATATTCGCAACACAGCTTTGTCTAAAGATGGAGAGATTCAGAAAGAAAGCCCTAGAGATGAAAGTAAAATGATGACCGCTGAAAAAGTTGCAGAATACATTTATAAAGCTGTTGTTAATAGACAAAATTCATTAGTTTTAACGATTAATGGAAAACTTACCGTACTTTTGAACAAACTATTACCAAGTTTAGTTGATAGCTTAGTGTACAATCATTTAAAGAAAGAACCTAATTCACCTTTTTAA
- a CDS encoding T9SS type A sorting domain-containing protein, producing the protein MKKIFYLIIFMFPFIAFSQSQDYLGKWRNSDTTELVEIISDTIYYYEIVDSCYNLDKIPFTDSGNNTLTLSVAGQSYPVNYTLQDGNSVLNMTSAFDNATYYSYDFTIDDYEPCSDSSNTNSNYQGKWKTTSPVLMYLEFTTDSVFVYRFDSVGCYTLNYLTCSDQGNSQLLISGVITTNYTLSDNGEEMAIDIVGLGDLELERYDFNPDQWVECTYNWKCNTTTGCEEVGLLEGNFNNQQDCQAACQIDTTTIQEYILDIDIYPNPFSDYATLDFKDKVNSYQLYDVYGRLLLSKSVSNSVEYLHKGSLSQGVYFLQFIGDKKASRVRVVME; encoded by the coding sequence ATGAAAAAAATATTCTACCTTATAATTTTTATGTTCCCTTTTATCGCTTTTTCACAATCTCAAGATTATTTGGGAAAGTGGCGAAATAGCGACACCACTGAACTGGTTGAAATAATTTCTGATACTATTTATTATTATGAAATAGTTGATAGTTGTTATAATCTTGATAAAATTCCTTTTACCGATTCTGGAAATAATACATTAACGTTGTCTGTTGCAGGTCAATCTTACCCTGTAAATTATACTCTACAAGATGGCAATTCAGTATTAAATATGACGAGTGCATTTGATAATGCCACCTATTATTCTTATGATTTTACAATAGACGATTATGAACCATGTTCAGATTCTTCAAATACAAATTCTAATTACCAAGGAAAGTGGAAAACAACCTCTCCTGTTTTAATGTATCTTGAGTTTACTACAGATTCTGTCTTTGTTTATCGTTTTGATTCAGTTGGCTGTTACACTCTTAACTATTTAACATGTTCGGACCAAGGAAATAGTCAGTTGTTAATTTCAGGAGTGATTACTACTAATTATACGTTAAGTGATAATGGGGAAGAAATGGCTATTGATATTGTTGGTTTAGGAGATTTAGAATTAGAAAGATATGATTTCAATCCTGATCAATGGGTTGAGTGTACCTATAATTGGAAGTGTAATACTACAACGGGCTGCGAAGAGGTTGGTTTATTAGAAGGAAATTTTAATAATCAACAAGATTGCCAAGCTGCTTGTCAAATAGATACGACTACTATTCAAGAATATATTTTGGATATAGATATTTACCCCAATCCATTTAGTGATTATGCTACCTTGGATTTTAAGGATAAGGTAAATTCTTATCAATTGTATGATGTGTATGGTAGGCTATTATTAAGTAAATCAGTCAGTAATTCTGTTGAATACCTTCACAAAGGTTCTTTGAGTCAGGGGGTTTATTTTTTACAATTTATTGGAGATAAAAAAGCAAGTAGGGTTCGAGTAGTTATGGAGTAA
- the trmD gene encoding tRNA (guanosine(37)-N1)-methyltransferase TrmD, which yields MRIDILTIHPELLKSPFEHSILQRAIDKKIVEIRLHDIRSYSTDKHKKVDDYQFGGGAGMVMCIQPIADCIDQLKSERNYDAVVYMTPDGERLDQSIANHYSTFENIIILCGHYKGVDQRIRDHYITHELSIGDFVLTGGELAAALFCDSIIRLIPGVISDETSALTDSFQDNLLAPPVYTRPAEYNNWKVPEILLSGNFPKIEEWRHEQAIERTKKRRPDLLDS from the coding sequence ATGAGAATTGATATACTAACGATACATCCCGAACTGTTAAAGAGCCCCTTCGAGCACTCAATTTTGCAACGAGCTATTGATAAAAAAATAGTCGAAATAAGGCTTCATGACATACGCTCCTACTCCACCGATAAACACAAAAAAGTAGATGATTATCAATTTGGAGGAGGTGCGGGAATGGTTATGTGCATACAACCCATAGCTGATTGCATTGACCAACTAAAATCAGAACGCAACTACGATGCGGTTGTGTATATGACACCTGACGGTGAGCGACTAGACCAATCCATAGCCAACCACTACTCTACTTTTGAAAACATCATAATACTCTGCGGACATTACAAGGGTGTTGACCAACGTATCAGAGACCATTACATAACACACGAATTATCCATAGGTGATTTTGTACTAACTGGTGGCGAATTAGCTGCCGCTCTATTTTGCGACAGCATTATCAGACTGATTCCTGGTGTAATTTCTGACGAAACATCCGCACTAACAGACTCTTTTCAAGACAATTTACTAGCCCCACCTGTCTATACACGACCTGCAGAATACAACAATTGGAAAGTTCCAGAAATATTACTATCAGGCAACTTTCCTAAGATAGAAGAATGGAGACACGAACAAGCCATAGAAAGAACTAAAAAAAGAAGACCTGACTTATTAGATTCTTAA